GGGAATATAAGCGTTTTGTGTAAACGTTAGAGAATGCCCTGAGAACTTTTTCCAAATAGGATTGGCACTTCAAGAAGAAAGCAGCTTCTGGGACCCAATAAACCCCAACATCAAGGAAATCACAAGGGTTTGCATCATTGCATGCATAATCCCAGTTTCAGTGAGCAGGTTTGTTCTTTTTACCCACCCCTCCAATGATTGAGATTCACAGACCACTGAAGAGGCACGAATTTTGGTCGATGAAGTCTCACGTATAGCTGTGCCAGCTGATTTGCAGCGACAgttccagttccaggttgggacattcttggagatttggagatgaagagcagggagggggcagggtttggcATTGGAAGGAACCTCTCTAGGGAACATTGCCACAGTCAGGGTTCCAGCCTTCAGGTGGATCCTGGGGATCGACTGGAATTACAgtccatctccagactacagagatagttAACTATGGTTGgaagatccaggttggggaacagCTGGAGAttcggggatggaacctggggaggacagggacctcagtggggcacaatgccacagaatccatcctccaaagcatccattttctccagagatgtGCTgtaaattccaggggatccccaggccccgcctggaggctggcatccctgtcagttaccctggagaaaatggatgctttggagggtggattctagagGACTGTATCCCATGgagctctgcctttcccagccacccctcaatctccaggagtttcccaggtcTCCAAAacagtgaacatatgaaactgccttatactgaatcagaccctgggtatatcaagtcagtattgtctcctcagactggcagcggctctccaggatcccaaattgaggtttttcacgcctatttgcctggaccctttttagttggagatgccgcggattgaacctgggaccttctgcttaccaagcagatgctctaccactgagccaccgtccctcccctataataataatcagggcccctttggtagaaaaagcctagcaggaattcatttgcatattaggccacacacaaccTTGATGCCatgctagccagaactgcattcctgtgtgttcctgtttagaaaaagccctggttataattcATCTCCTGGACTCCCCAGCTGGAGATGGGCAATCATATTCTCAGCACAGTATTTCTAACCAGTATTGAAGTGGGTGTAGATGGCTGGGTGGGTGGGCGTCTGTGAAGTATCCAGCAAGCAGGAGTGAATGGTAACAAAACAGGACCTCAAACCTTTGGCATGCCCCTTCAGCATGGACATTGCACACAGGACAGGGGGTTTGATTAGTTTGCTTTAGGCTGgaatgtttgcaagtggattaGACGCCTGGCTTTGCTGAGACCGAAAACAGCCCAGACAGTCAGAGTGAAGTAAGGGCAGAGAGCAGGGAGAGACCCAGGGTCAAAGCCAGACTCTGCTCTGTGACCTTTGGccaaccattgttttgcacagcctGACTTATCTCACAGCGTTGTTGTGGGGACCAAACGGGAGGGGTGGCATAAGGCATCAAGGGTCTTCGACCTAAGACTCTGTGACTAGAGAATGACATGCTGCACCATCAACAAGCCTGAGACTCAAGGGCACCACAGCGCCCTCTGTGACCACTCAGGGAATTGCAGCCTAAGGCAGGGTCAGAGGCAGGTGATTGAGAGAGCCAATCAGAGCACAGCTGAGAATATATATAGACTCTGCTTCTGATCCGCTCCTCAATTCTAGCACCACTCACTATGAAAGGAGATAGCTTTAGCCAGTCTGGGGGTTTTGGGGCCCAGTCTTCAGGCTGCCTTGAGCACACCTTGGACCCTCCTACCTGGTTCTTTGTTCTGACCTTTTACCTATCCTCAACTATGCCCCCTGCCTTTGGGTCCCTCTGCTTGATCCTCAGACCCCATCTTTGGCTTGTCCCAAGGGTCTCCTCAAAGGTAGAGCCATAGCTTGGTAgcagagcagctgctttgcatgcagaaggtctcaagccttgatctccagcatctccaattaaaaaaggATCAATGACTAGGGGATGTGAAGGACCTTAATCAAAGATCCtagggagctgctgccagccacagTAGATGATGCTAACTTTGGCAGACCACTGGCATTGATtcaatgtaaggcagcttcatgttctcCAGATCTAGGTTTGGGGTAGGGGAGGcagagggttgccaggtttcccccccaaatccagcttgggaaacttctggagatttgtggaaagatcctggagaggacagagacctcaatggggcccaatgccatagagtccagccttcaaagcatccattttctccaggggaacagatctcttgaGTTGAGTTGGAGATGATTCCAGGGAATCCCgaagtcccacctgaaggctggcatggCATCCCTAGGCAGGTAGATGAAACAGTGGGTTGCttaagagacccagtttggtgaagtggttaagtgtgcgtactcttatctgggaaaacggggtttgattccccactcctccacttgcacctgctggaatgtccttgggtccgccatagctcttgcagagctgtccttgaaaggatggcttctgtcagagctctctcagttccacccacctcacagggtgtctgctatgggggaggaagatagagattttgagccactctgagactcctgagatttgaagtggaaggcaggatataaatccaatatcatcatcatcttaaagATAAAGGGAGGCTACAGATGAATCTTCTTAAAATATCCTATTAAaacctttggggggggaggggtttccagAGTTGCTGATGCCAGTTCAGTCCAAAAGGCTTAGCAAACATACTTGGAATTAAGATTCAGGTGAGGTAGCctcattggtctgaagcagcagaacaaatttggagtccagtggcacctttaaggccaatgaagttttgttcaaggtgtaagctttcgtgtatctgaagaagtgtgcatgcacacaaaagatcacaccttgaataaaatggtgttgctcttaaaggtgccattggactcataCTTGGAATTCAAAATGACTTTCAGGACCCCTCAAATTGTGCCAAGAACTGGATACACAAAAGCTTGAGTCTAGAATTTGGACTTGCCAGCCATAAGACCGAGGCTTATTTACTGCCCCCTCTACAATGGCTACTAGTAGCTTCTCTTGCACACCTTCGGCACAGTCAcatgtctcctccccccccccccatcttgtgTAATGTGCCATTGTCTTCTCCGGAATGCTGAGCAATTGTCTTAGCTagagatgccagcttccaggtgggacctgaggatcccctggaattacagctcatctccagactacagagaccagttcccctgcagaaaatggctgctttgaagggtggaatcaATGGCATTggacccctctgaggtccctgttctccccaggctccatccgcagatccccaggagtttcccaacctggattgaGCCACCCTACCCTTCACCCCCTGCTGGTCACTAGGGAGGATGTAGCAAGTCTctcagcagccccatggcgcaaagtggtaaagctgcagtactgcagtccgaactctctgctcacgacctgagttcgatcccagcagaagctggcttcagggagcaggctcgaagttgactcagccttccgaagtcggtaaaatgagtccccagcttgctggggggaaagtgcagatgactggggaaggcaatggcaaaccaccctgtaaaagtctgccgtgaaaacgtcgtgatgcgacgtcaccccagagtcggaaatgactggtgcttgcacaggggactaccttgacctttttaagcaAATCTCTCAGCTGCAGTTTCACAGTGTCCCTGCCTAGGAgctgcccaggactgaaagaaAGACAAACAAACCTAAGGTCTGCAAAGCAGATAGCAGGTCACAAAGAATGTCTTGAGTCAGCCTAGATAAGATATGCAAACACTGGATGATGATACTGGGCAAGGggtgtgcatatatgtgtgtaAACATTCCATTCAAAAGATCGGAAGAGGCTTTGGAATTGCAAGAGGAGAGCAGAGAACCTCAACTAGAAGCAACAAATTTGACCATttgtgatatttttttttaaatgcaaatacAATTTGGATGGAATATCTACAATTTTGCCCCAGGGGATTTCAGTTGTCAGGTTGCACTGGAATCTTGAGAAGGAGGTATTTGGGGGCCCTTATAGAAATAACCCTCTATGAACCAACAGAAAACCAAACCTACTCCTGTGTAGTTTCCAGTTTTTGGGGAAAGCGCTGAGGACAAGAACCTTATTCTCATTGTAAACAGGCGGGTTTTTATTTTTGAGAGCCGAGATTCATTGATTCATCaaacttctgtcttgcttttaaTTGAAAAGGGTGCTTGTTTGTGGGGCCTGCTCAGGATCGCCAACAAGCAtgagctatggttgccaacctccaggggaggcctggagatctccctttattacaactgatccctgGACACCAgaaatcatttcccctggagaaaatggctgcttttgagggtggactgtCTGGCATTAGAACCCACtgtggtcccttccctccccaaaccccactattCCCAGGCTCCCCTCCAGATCTTCAGATATACCCCAACTTGGAGTGAGCAGCCCTACAGGAATCACCAACATCCACTCCCTCCTCTTTAACAAGGGAAAGAGCGTCCATCAtcccaagatgatgatgattgattgacgatgatgatgatattggatttataccccgccctccactctgaatctcagagtctcagaccagcttacaatctcctctacctccctccctccccccacaacagacaccctgtgaggtaggtggggctgagagagctctgacaaaaggtgccctttcaaggacagctctgtgagagctatggctgacccgaggccattccagcaggtgcaagtggaggagtggggaatcaaactcagttctcccagataagagtgcgcacacttaaccacgacaccaaactggctccaagggGAGACAAGAAGGCCTGGTTTCCATACAGCTTACCAAGCCTCCTGAAAACATCGGCAGCATCTTCTCTGTCACAGACGGGGCGCAAGTCCTTCGGCAGTTCTGGGTTCAAACAGAGCCGTAAGAAGGTGACGTGGGTCTGACTTCTGGCACTGCCAGAAACTGGTTTGGTGTCTTTTTCCAGGAGCTCCTTCATTTTTTTCACTGATTCCAGCGGGAAAGCAAATTTACCATCCTGTACCAGGGCACACAAAAGCAGCATGTCAGACCAGAGAATCACAGACCCTCCAGGATTTCACAGATGTAAATAGAGGGACCTCCTTGTCACATTCCAAAGCTCGCAGTCAGATTCTCCATCTGTATACTCTCATACTCTCCATCAGCTGCAAGATACGCTGGTTTAAACCACAATAGCTAGTCCTGCACCATTtttcccaatgaggaaaggctgaagaggggACTTTACAGTTCAGAAAAGAGACGATTACAAGGaaacatgagagaggtttataaaatgaagcatgggcaggcctcggattcagcgggagctcacaggagcactgctcctgaacctttctgagagttccacctcctccttcccaccttgtccattgaatagaactGCACTGAACATTGACCGTCCATtgaacagctgcataacaatccctggatgagtgccaccccctacttttctacaaagcgacccttGGGCATGTGGTGGAGAGACCTGACAAAGACCAGATCAGGGAAATGATCTTTCACTGCCGGGATTCAGGCCAAAACCTCTAGCGGAGCCACCGCACCCCTTGCCGTTAACTTTCCCCACTATCTCATTTCATCTTTTGTTGCCAGCGCTTTggggggaaattcctggggatttgggagcaaagcctggggagggtggggtttgacaAGGATTGGGATCTCAGCCGTGGGGTATCGTGCCACAAACTCTGCTGCCTGAATCggtcattttctccatggaaatcGATCTCTGTGGCCCAGAGATGTAatttggggagatctccaggacctgcctggaggctggcaactccagAAGTTAAGGTTTCTTCTTCTCTGCTGTTGTTCGTTGGAAGTATCTCAGGCCTATGTTGGAAGGACGGGTTTCTCTTCTGATTGGATCTTATCTTACGCCAGCccaaggagtaccagggtcatgatgcagaggcaagcaatcacctctctttctctcttgcctggaaagcccCACGGGATGGCCACAACTGGCTGCAACAGGACACCACTTTCCACCACTGCCAATGCATTATAAAGGTTTGCATCG
The Heteronotia binoei isolate CCM8104 ecotype False Entrance Well chromosome 18, APGP_CSIRO_Hbin_v1, whole genome shotgun sequence genome window above contains:
- the LOC132587406 gene encoding guanylin-like encodes the protein MVVLFAPVMIVLLMLTHSCQSTVQVQDGKFAFPLESVKKMKELLEKDTKPVSGSARSQTHVTFLRLCLNPELPKDLRPVCDREDAADVFRRLELAVEDPDLCELCVNAACAGCY